Proteins encoded within one genomic window of Spirochaeta isovalerica:
- a CDS encoding indolepyruvate ferredoxin oxidoreductase subunit alpha produces the protein MAYSIVKDDCVNCGACEGECPVDAISEKDDARVIDADTCIDCGACVDVCPTECINPA, from the coding sequence ATGGCTTATTCAATTGTAAAAGATGACTGCGTAAACTGCGGCGCCTGTGAAGGTGAATGTCCCGTTGACGCAATTTCTGAAAAAGATGATGCGAGAGTGATCGACGCTGATACTTGTATCGATTGTGGTGCCTGTGTTGACGTATGTCCCACAGAGTGTATCAATCCAGCATAA
- a CDS encoding PilZ domain-containing protein gives MTTLYPLSLFGNWLAGAGEITIVFLMALLLTGIIAYSYFFYKNKQHQEHSKLMKKKFDSYLLRLNLNDRELAYIMKLTTYLESEDLKYHMLTNKRTFSDCANALAGKESPPEGLRAELEKKLNFPSKTVSANYFSSEELPVGMPSLVILSETAKYSAKIQENRRDSLILQTKKPIPPLREGSPLNVYFHDNQKIFTINSNLLEQKGNVISVSHSLLQSQKRRAFKRKRVKLPVMVKLLDLDEMARHSYITDISEGGASLENPDFHFKRHDRIVLYYHIDTDEGFQIRGEVLRLSAKGRIIHIIFLDRDLTLRSRIKTIVK, from the coding sequence ATGACAACACTCTACCCCTTATCACTCTTCGGTAACTGGCTGGCCGGAGCAGGTGAAATCACAATTGTTTTTCTCATGGCCCTGCTTCTCACCGGCATTATCGCCTACAGTTATTTCTTCTACAAAAACAAGCAGCATCAGGAACATTCAAAACTGATGAAGAAAAAATTTGACAGTTATCTCCTCAGGCTGAACCTGAACGATAGAGAACTGGCCTATATTATGAAATTGACAACTTATCTCGAATCGGAAGATTTAAAATATCACATGCTGACGAATAAACGGACTTTTTCAGATTGCGCCAATGCCCTGGCCGGGAAGGAATCCCCTCCCGAAGGATTGAGAGCGGAACTGGAAAAAAAACTGAATTTCCCCTCCAAGACCGTTTCAGCCAACTATTTCTCCAGCGAAGAATTACCTGTCGGAATGCCCTCTCTTGTCATTTTGAGCGAAACAGCCAAATACAGCGCGAAAATACAGGAAAACCGAAGAGACTCCCTTATCCTGCAGACGAAGAAGCCGATCCCTCCCTTGCGTGAAGGTTCACCTCTTAATGTTTATTTTCATGACAATCAGAAGATATTCACAATTAACTCCAATCTTCTGGAACAGAAAGGAAATGTCATTTCGGTTTCCCACAGTCTTCTCCAATCACAGAAGCGGAGAGCTTTTAAACGGAAAAGAGTCAAGCTTCCAGTTATGGTAAAACTTCTTGATCTGGATGAAATGGCCCGACACTCCTACATTACCGATATCAGCGAAGGGGGCGCCAGCCTGGAGAATCCCGACTTCCATTTCAAAAGACACGACAGGATCGTTCTCTATTATCATATTGATACAGATGAAGGTTTTCAGATACGCGGAGAAGTTCTCCGCCTGTCCGCCAAAGGCCGAATCATCCATATAATTTTTCTCGATAGAGACTTGACACTGAGAAGCAGAATCAAAACTATAGTGAAATAG
- a CDS encoding GNAT family N-acetyltransferase: MAVRYIVADWDKHKEQLSAVRHEVFVKGQNVPLELEQDESDSRYSHILALDGDIPIGTARLTTDGHIGRVAVLKEYRKLGIGRELIRQIEEIAFELGFDEVELGAQLHAVPFYEKLGYRAFGNIYMDAGIEHRHMKKTL; the protein is encoded by the coding sequence ATGGCAGTAAGATATATAGTGGCCGACTGGGACAAGCATAAAGAACAGCTGAGCGCCGTTCGACACGAGGTTTTTGTAAAAGGGCAGAACGTTCCTCTTGAACTGGAACAGGATGAATCGGACAGCCGGTACAGCCACATCCTGGCTTTAGACGGTGATATACCGATAGGAACAGCCAGACTCACAACCGATGGTCATATCGGCCGGGTCGCTGTGCTCAAAGAATACAGAAAACTTGGAATCGGCCGGGAACTTATCCGCCAGATAGAGGAAATTGCCTTTGAACTGGGATTTGATGAAGTGGAACTGGGTGCGCAGCTTCACGCTGTGCCATTTTACGAGAAACTGGGCTACAGGGCGTTCGGGAATATATACATGGATGCCGGAATAGAGCATCGTCATATGAAAAAAACGCTTTAA
- the epmA gene encoding EF-P lysine aminoacylase EpmA: MNWELIKKRSEIIMQIRSFFINKGYLEVDTPLLSPDLIPESSIEIYKTEMINPFKGNKDLYLIPSPEIWMKKLLSMGSGDIFQICKSFRNSEQSGRQHNSEFTMLEWYKTGFGYLDNIQETEELFHFLTDENSPGNIKPPFARMSMEEAFIRYAGFSLEAHYEREQLYSQCLKLDLGPEEDESWEVLFNRIFIDRVEPNLPQEKPLVLYNYPSRIKTLAKEIDGTLWSERWELYAGGMELANCFSEENDRKKIRDYYAEEKALKDALSPVSHKVDENFHEFFGKGFPRCSGVAMGVDRLIMLLTGERSIGGVILFPHL; encoded by the coding sequence ATGAACTGGGAACTGATAAAAAAACGTTCTGAGATCATTATGCAAATCAGATCTTTCTTTATAAATAAAGGATATCTGGAAGTCGATACACCCCTACTTTCACCTGATCTCATCCCCGAATCCAGCATTGAGATTTATAAGACAGAGATGATTAATCCTTTCAAAGGAAACAAAGATCTTTATCTCATCCCTTCCCCGGAAATCTGGATGAAAAAACTGCTATCCATGGGCAGCGGAGATATTTTTCAAATATGCAAAAGCTTCCGCAACAGCGAACAGTCCGGCAGGCAGCACAATTCTGAATTCACCATGCTGGAATGGTATAAAACCGGATTCGGCTATCTCGATAATATTCAGGAAACGGAAGAACTATTCCATTTTCTCACTGATGAAAACTCTCCGGGGAACATCAAGCCTCCTTTTGCCCGGATGTCTATGGAAGAAGCCTTCATCAGATACGCCGGATTTTCCCTGGAAGCCCACTATGAAAGGGAACAGCTTTATAGCCAGTGCCTCAAACTGGATCTCGGTCCCGAAGAAGATGAGAGCTGGGAGGTTCTTTTCAACCGGATTTTTATAGACAGGGTTGAACCGAATCTGCCTCAGGAGAAGCCCCTCGTTCTCTACAATTATCCCTCGCGTATCAAGACTCTTGCAAAAGAAATCGACGGAACTCTCTGGTCCGAAAGATGGGAACTCTACGCGGGGGGAATGGAGCTGGCGAACTGCTTCAGCGAAGAGAATGACCGGAAGAAAATCCGTGATTATTATGCTGAGGAAAAAGCGCTGAAAGATGCCCTTTCCCCGGTAAGCCATAAAGTTGATGAGAATTTTCATGAGTTTTTCGGGAAAGGCTTTCCCCGTTGCTCCGGTGTCGCTATGGGCGTAGACCGACTAATTATGCTATTAACCGGAGAGAGATCGATTGGGGGGGTGATCTTATTTCCTCACTTATGA
- a CDS encoding methyltransferase codes for MKYILSLGLFSSNDIDSGSKLLLKTVAQQIENDKINSVLDMGCGVGVIGISLKKRFPGASVSMRDRDALAVAFSLENARINKVEGLNIESSLSLENLEEKTFDLLISNIPAKAGETVLEDFFRRSVNFTTAEGRVAVVIVAPLADFAEQKILEYGHEILHKEATYHYTVFHFRGHKCENPDDEMAVYVRNSDIFQLKKTEYRLETAYNIPDFDHTGFRITHAAEVLNPFQIRGTGLFWNPGQGHIPVFTAVKKNNRFDRIYLSGRDLLQIKMTDRNLKREMPQVEIVELPLYTESLLPEKIEEKSLDFACFDITPVTRTEWEQDLKDAARKILKPGAWFFVIGKSADIHKLLKDNKGFTPVEDRKYKGIRAALFKRNK; via the coding sequence ATGAAATACATTCTCTCCCTGGGTTTGTTCAGCAGCAACGATATTGACAGCGGTTCAAAACTGCTTCTTAAAACGGTTGCCCAGCAGATTGAAAACGATAAGATAAATTCCGTACTCGATATGGGTTGCGGCGTCGGTGTTATCGGCATAAGTTTAAAAAAACGCTTTCCCGGAGCCTCCGTCTCTATGAGAGACAGGGATGCGCTGGCTGTTGCTTTCAGCCTCGAGAACGCCAGAATCAATAAAGTTGAAGGCTTGAACATTGAATCCAGCCTTTCTCTTGAAAATCTGGAGGAGAAGACTTTCGATCTTCTCATTTCCAATATCCCCGCCAAAGCCGGGGAAACAGTTCTGGAAGATTTTTTCAGAAGATCTGTCAATTTCACAACTGCCGAAGGACGGGTCGCAGTGGTCATTGTTGCCCCACTTGCGGATTTCGCAGAACAGAAGATTCTTGAATACGGTCATGAAATCCTTCATAAAGAAGCGACATATCACTACACGGTTTTTCACTTCCGCGGTCATAAGTGTGAAAACCCCGATGATGAAATGGCGGTCTACGTCCGCAACAGCGATATTTTTCAACTGAAGAAAACAGAATACAGGCTTGAAACGGCCTATAATATTCCCGATTTCGATCATACAGGTTTCAGGATCACCCATGCGGCGGAGGTTCTCAATCCTTTCCAGATTCGGGGCACCGGTCTTTTCTGGAATCCCGGTCAGGGACACATTCCCGTTTTTACAGCTGTTAAAAAGAACAATAGATTTGATAGGATTTATCTCTCGGGAAGAGATCTTCTTCAGATAAAAATGACTGATAGAAATCTGAAAAGAGAAATGCCTCAGGTCGAAATTGTCGAACTGCCCTTATATACGGAGTCTCTATTACCTGAAAAGATTGAAGAAAAGTCTCTCGATTTCGCCTGTTTCGATATAACGCCGGTAACACGGACCGAATGGGAACAGGATTTGAAAGATGCGGCCAGAAAGATACTGAAACCCGGAGCATGGTTTTTCGTTATTGGAAAAAGCGCCGATATCCACAAACTCCTGAAAGACAACAAAGGCTTCACACCAGTGGAAGACAGAAAATACAAAGGCATCAGAGCCGCTTTGTTCAAACGGAATAAGTAA
- a CDS encoding mechanosensitive ion channel family protein, with product MAALEILRDIFFKDISLGTFNLPFSISDVLLKVLLPLIAVIITYRVILLGLKHLMKVLKVKEELAVRISSWSRRIFRVAAFFAGIALIGSLLGTEIAFYIGQFINLLNQPFFETGNTKISLVTLLMLIPVFWAASWGGKYTRVLLDRSFIRNLNIDEARKFSIGSMTRYAVMAVIVLFGLSIIGIDLSALGVLFGVLGIGLGFGLQGTVANFFAGLVLISTGYVKEKDRIVVNNSEGTVISIKMLSTIVSTVTHENLIIPNSHLMENVVHNYSFDDRKVVIINKIQVSYDSDLDRVLEIMVDTVKESPYLVKSENPVARVHSFDDSGITMKLISWINDSANKYEFLGWVNLELWRAFKKEGIEIPYPQLDLHVKKEKGEPELPV from the coding sequence ATGGCTGCGCTGGAGATTCTTCGCGATATTTTCTTTAAAGACATTTCCCTTGGAACTTTTAATTTACCTTTCAGCATTAGCGATGTCCTGCTGAAAGTTTTATTGCCTCTGATCGCTGTGATAATAACTTACAGAGTGATCCTGCTGGGATTGAAGCACCTGATGAAGGTCTTGAAAGTTAAAGAAGAACTGGCTGTCAGAATCTCCTCGTGGAGCCGCCGGATATTCCGGGTGGCCGCCTTCTTTGCCGGTATCGCTTTAATCGGTTCCCTCCTGGGGACCGAGATCGCCTTCTATATCGGCCAGTTTATCAACCTGCTCAATCAGCCCTTTTTCGAAACGGGAAATACGAAGATCTCTCTGGTTACGCTTCTCATGCTAATCCCTGTTTTCTGGGCCGCATCATGGGGCGGCAAATACACCAGGGTTCTTCTGGACCGGTCTTTTATCAGAAACCTCAATATCGATGAAGCGCGGAAATTTTCTATCGGAAGTATGACCCGTTATGCCGTTATGGCGGTAATTGTCCTCTTCGGATTGTCAATAATCGGTATCGACCTTTCTGCGCTGGGAGTTCTTTTCGGTGTACTGGGTATCGGTCTCGGTTTCGGTCTTCAGGGAACTGTAGCCAATTTCTTCGCCGGTCTTGTTCTTATCTCAACCGGGTATGTTAAGGAAAAAGACAGAATTGTCGTAAACAACAGCGAGGGGACTGTTATCAGCATAAAGATGCTTTCGACAATTGTCAGTACCGTGACTCATGAAAACCTGATCATACCCAACTCCCACCTTATGGAGAATGTCGTTCACAATTACTCCTTTGATGACAGGAAGGTTGTTATCATAAATAAGATACAGGTTTCATACGATTCGGACCTGGACAGAGTTCTTGAGATTATGGTCGATACGGTAAAGGAAAGCCCTTATCTGGTGAAAAGCGAAAATCCGGTCGCCCGTGTTCATTCTTTTGACGATTCGGGCATTACGATGAAGCTTATCAGCTGGATTAATGACAGCGCCAATAAATATGAGTTTCTGGGATGGGTTAATCTTGAACTGTGGAGAGCTTTCAAGAAGGAAGGAATTGAAATCCCATATCCTCAGCTGGACCTTCATGTGAAAAAAGAAAAAGGGGAGCCGGAACTCCCCGTTTGA
- a CDS encoding GIN domain-containing protein, whose amino-acid sequence MDTSFVQRRYEFSGFNGISANGPVRIRIMQAEDWDVRVFSSREDSGSIKIRHRNEIFQIRINERPVTQAPTPVIVITMPELTSLELEGAVEMEAGGFSSNLPLNVLMKSGAYLNINGFEASESIFTMEGPCILHAFLSVDRMEINSTGKMAARLGGRMEELFLSAESSSRLDGTMLLVDRVELDLKGICEIRISPDQSLSVRSDDESIIYYNGEYLKEEPSVYGPALLRKY is encoded by the coding sequence TTGGATACGTCCTTCGTTCAGAGGCGCTACGAGTTTTCCGGTTTCAATGGGATTTCGGCAAACGGTCCCGTCAGAATCAGGATCATGCAAGCCGAAGATTGGGATGTCCGGGTTTTCAGCTCCCGGGAAGATAGCGGCTCCATAAAAATCAGGCATAGAAATGAGATCTTTCAGATCCGAATAAACGAAAGACCGGTTACCCAGGCCCCGACACCGGTTATTGTTATCACCATGCCAGAATTAACCTCACTTGAACTGGAGGGAGCAGTTGAAATGGAAGCCGGCGGATTTTCCAGCAACTTGCCGTTGAATGTGCTGATGAAATCCGGCGCTTATCTGAATATCAATGGTTTTGAAGCTTCTGAATCAATTTTCACTATGGAAGGCCCCTGTATCCTTCACGCTTTCCTATCTGTTGACAGAATGGAAATAAACAGTACCGGAAAGATGGCTGCACGTCTTGGCGGAAGGATGGAAGAACTCTTTCTCTCAGCCGAAAGCTCTTCCCGGCTTGATGGTACAATGCTTCTTGTCGACAGGGTTGAGCTGGATTTAAAGGGAATCTGTGAAATACGCATATCGCCGGATCAATCTCTATCTGTAAGAAGTGACGATGAATCAATCATTTACTATAACGGGGAGTATTTGAAGGAAGAGCCCTCTGTTTATGGACCGGCTCTTTTGAGAAAGTACTGA
- a CDS encoding head GIN domain-containing protein: MSLRKICFLSLLLIPVFLFSGGQTEISQENRIVYDIDNFNSIDGSAAFDIEVRQSDRFSLIVYADKSTAAKMLVEKRGRTLVLGMKPFSGPGWNKSPKAVITMPELVSVEMSGASSMIAAGFRSDRSFSVDISGASSLEIDITASSADLEMSGASNLKAVLEVPEVRLEISGSSDLELVGRGGRLKAKISGASSGDLSDFKLSEASIDLSGSSDLTIRLDGKLDLDASGASKLYYSGDVNLGSIELSGASSLKER; the protein is encoded by the coding sequence ATGTCTTTAAGAAAAATATGTTTCCTGTCCCTTCTCCTGATTCCTGTTTTCCTGTTTTCAGGCGGACAGACAGAGATTTCTCAGGAGAACAGAATTGTATACGATATTGATAATTTCAACTCCATCGACGGTTCAGCTGCATTTGACATTGAAGTAAGGCAAAGCGATCGTTTTTCCCTTATCGTTTATGCTGATAAGTCCACTGCTGCCAAAATGCTTGTGGAAAAAAGAGGCCGAACTCTTGTTCTGGGGATGAAACCTTTTTCCGGTCCGGGATGGAACAAATCTCCAAAGGCTGTGATAACCATGCCTGAACTCGTCTCCGTTGAAATGTCCGGCGCATCGTCTATGATTGCCGCCGGTTTCCGTTCCGATAGAAGTTTTTCAGTCGATATTTCCGGTGCCAGTTCTCTTGAAATCGATATTACAGCGTCTTCGGCCGATCTTGAAATGAGCGGCGCTTCCAACCTGAAAGCCGTTCTCGAAGTCCCGGAGGTCAGGCTTGAGATATCGGGCAGCAGCGATCTGGAGCTGGTAGGCCGGGGAGGACGCCTCAAGGCGAAGATCAGCGGCGCTTCTTCGGGAGATTTAAGTGATTTTAAACTTTCGGAAGCTTCGATCGACCTGTCCGGAAGCAGCGACCTGACAATCCGCCTTGACGGAAAGCTTGATCTCGACGCATCCGGTGCTTCAAAATTATATTATTCAGGAGATGTGAACCTTGGATCGATTGAACTTTCCGGTGCATCTTCATTAAAAGAGAGGTAA
- a CDS encoding cation diffusion facilitator family transporter, translating into MNENSRSRLIKRSSIVSAFGNTILAVLKIVIGLASHSLALVGDGIDSATDIATSLLTFFTASISSEPPDREHPWGHERAETISTKILSFIIFFAGGQLAVKSVQDILSGSMRELPGLWAIYATLFSIAGKTILALYKFNTGKKTDSPMLIADGKNMRNDIIISLTVLIGLLFTRWFNIALIDSVIALIVSFWIMVVAFSIFRETSLELMDSIDDKEIYNRIFAAVERVQEVQNPHKMRIRKMNRFYVVDLDVEVDGNLTVKEGHDISLRLDEEIRSSIDNIYDIMIHIEPAGAGEHKERFGLKKEDLWQ; encoded by the coding sequence ATGAACGAGAACTCAAGAAGCCGACTTATAAAACGATCCTCTATTGTCAGCGCTTTCGGTAATACGATTCTGGCCGTATTAAAGATTGTTATCGGCCTGGCCAGTCATTCTCTTGCTCTTGTGGGTGACGGAATTGATTCGGCAACCGATATAGCCACGTCGCTGCTCACTTTTTTTACAGCGTCCATATCTTCGGAGCCGCCGGACAGAGAGCACCCCTGGGGGCATGAGAGAGCCGAAACCATTTCGACAAAGATTCTCTCTTTTATTATTTTCTTCGCAGGCGGCCAGCTTGCTGTGAAGTCGGTACAGGATATTCTCAGCGGTTCGATGAGAGAACTGCCCGGGCTATGGGCTATATACGCGACTCTGTTTTCCATAGCCGGCAAAACGATACTGGCTCTCTATAAATTCAATACCGGAAAAAAAACCGACTCTCCCATGCTCATTGCCGACGGAAAAAATATGAGAAACGATATAATCATTTCTCTGACCGTGCTCATCGGGCTTCTTTTCACCCGCTGGTTCAATATTGCCCTGATCGATTCCGTAATCGCCCTGATCGTCAGCTTCTGGATCATGGTTGTCGCTTTTTCCATATTCAGAGAGACCTCGCTGGAGCTCATGGATTCCATTGATGACAAGGAGATCTACAACCGGATTTTCGCCGCGGTGGAAAGGGTTCAGGAAGTTCAGAACCCTCATAAGATGCGTATAAGAAAAATGAACCGGTTCTATGTGGTCGATTTAGATGTGGAGGTCGACGGCAATCTGACCGTAAAAGAGGGACACGACATTTCCCTCCGTCTCGACGAAGAGATCAGAAGCTCTATAGATAATATTTATGACATTATGATTCACATTGAACCTGCCGGAGCCGGAGAGCACAAAGAGAGATTCGGTCTGAAAAAGGAAGATTTATGGCAGTAA
- the pyrF gene encoding orotidine-5'-phosphate decarboxylase, producing the protein MKETFFTKLEKVCREKNTLLCIGLDPRVSPSDGESAADLIIAQNKKIIEETAPYAACFKPNIAFYEIYGPEGLKALEETLNMIPDDIPVIMDSKRGDIGSTAEAYADSIFGHYKVGSTTLSPYMGRDAVDPFLKWEDRGVFLLCRTSNPSAGAVQDLMIGDKTVYEYMASELTSWSDRVGLVVAGNDIPAMAKVRDIAPDAWFLAPGIGAQGGDMKEAVEAGMREDGLGILPNVSRAVSNAPSPGEAARKFRDEMNEARDAVLRMRKSEGYEKKDFLMDRVVKGLIDTQCFKVGEFVLKSGKKSPFYIDIRRVSSSVSLLNDVAEAFAKVLEPVEYDRIAGIPVAALPLATAVSLKTGKPMIYPRITMKAHGTGNRIEGEYNKGEKIVLLDDLITTGKSKVEAIEILREAGLVVDDLVVLLERGAQGRKDMAAAEISLHAYAHVSELLAPCHKMGLIDEKQFNEMTEYALKE; encoded by the coding sequence ATGAAAGAAACCTTTTTTACTAAACTTGAAAAAGTGTGCCGCGAAAAGAACACACTTCTCTGTATCGGTCTGGATCCGAGAGTTTCTCCTTCTGATGGAGAATCGGCAGCAGATCTGATAATTGCTCAGAACAAAAAGATTATTGAAGAAACAGCGCCTTATGCAGCCTGCTTTAAACCCAATATCGCTTTTTACGAGATTTACGGACCGGAGGGATTAAAGGCTCTTGAAGAAACTCTGAATATGATTCCCGATGACATTCCTGTCATAATGGACTCGAAGCGCGGAGATATCGGCTCTACGGCCGAAGCCTATGCCGATTCCATTTTCGGTCATTATAAAGTAGGATCAACGACCCTTTCTCCCTATATGGGACGAGACGCCGTTGATCCTTTTTTGAAATGGGAAGACCGGGGTGTTTTTCTGCTCTGCAGAACATCAAATCCAAGCGCCGGAGCCGTTCAGGATCTGATGATTGGTGATAAGACGGTCTACGAGTATATGGCGTCGGAACTGACTTCTTGGAGCGACAGAGTCGGACTCGTTGTGGCCGGTAACGATATTCCGGCTATGGCCAAAGTCCGAGACATCGCTCCCGACGCCTGGTTTCTCGCACCCGGTATCGGCGCTCAGGGTGGTGATATGAAAGAGGCTGTTGAAGCGGGTATGCGGGAAGACGGTCTCGGAATCCTGCCCAATGTTTCCAGAGCCGTTTCAAATGCTCCGTCTCCCGGTGAAGCTGCAAGGAAATTCCGCGATGAAATGAACGAAGCCCGTGACGCCGTACTCAGGATGCGGAAATCAGAAGGCTACGAAAAGAAAGATTTTCTGATGGATAGGGTTGTAAAGGGACTTATCGATACTCAATGTTTCAAAGTCGGTGAATTCGTACTCAAATCGGGAAAGAAATCCCCCTTTTACATTGATATCAGAAGAGTCTCATCATCTGTGTCTCTTCTGAACGATGTCGCCGAAGCTTTCGCCAAAGTTCTTGAACCTGTAGAGTATGACCGAATAGCTGGTATTCCCGTAGCGGCTCTTCCTCTGGCGACGGCTGTTTCCCTGAAAACCGGTAAACCGATGATTTATCCCCGAATAACCATGAAAGCCCACGGTACGGGGAACAGAATTGAAGGGGAATACAATAAAGGTGAGAAGATTGTTCTTCTCGATGATCTGATCACTACGGGAAAGAGCAAGGTGGAAGCCATTGAAATCCTCCGTGAAGCCGGTCTGGTGGTGGATGATCTGGTTGTTCTTCTCGAAAGAGGGGCTCAGGGAAGAAAAGATATGGCTGCGGCTGAAATCAGTCTCCACGCTTACGCCCACGTCAGCGAACTTCTCGCTCCCTGCCACAAAATGGGGCTCATTGATGAGAAACAGTTTAACGAGATGACAGAATACGCATTAAAGGAATAG
- the efp gene encoding elongation factor P, which produces MSQIKAGAIEKGMFLLEKDAPYLVVERDFVNPGKGSSFVRLKLKNLRNASVLKVTHKTQDNIEEIDVEDVDSQFLYSDGSSYHFMNSETFDQYEVPVEGLEDKGYFMREGETFRVVRWNNEALDIKLPPKMDLIVTEAEDGVKGDTVTGATKYVTVETGLTVKVPIFIKQGEKIRINVETKEYQERINN; this is translated from the coding sequence ATGAGTCAGATAAAAGCAGGTGCTATCGAAAAAGGGATGTTTCTTCTCGAAAAAGATGCTCCTTACCTGGTTGTTGAAAGAGATTTTGTTAACCCCGGAAAAGGGTCCTCTTTCGTTAGACTTAAACTGAAAAACCTCAGAAATGCCTCCGTTCTTAAAGTAACCCATAAAACGCAGGACAATATCGAGGAAATCGATGTGGAAGATGTTGATTCCCAGTTTCTCTACTCTGACGGTTCAAGCTATCACTTCATGAATTCCGAAACCTTCGATCAGTATGAAGTTCCCGTTGAAGGTCTCGAAGACAAGGGATATTTTATGCGTGAAGGCGAGACTTTCCGAGTCGTCCGTTGGAATAATGAAGCTTTGGATATTAAACTTCCTCCCAAAATGGATCTCATCGTAACAGAAGCTGAAGACGGCGTAAAAGGCGATACAGTTACCGGTGCGACAAAATATGTTACCGTTGAAACGGGATTGACTGTCAAGGTCCCCATATTCATAAAACAGGGCGAGAAAATCCGAATCAACGTGGAAACAAAAGAGTATCAGGAAAGAATTAACAATTGA